In a genomic window of Callithrix jacchus isolate 240 chromosome 22, calJac240_pri, whole genome shotgun sequence:
- the ZNF614 gene encoding zinc finger protein 614 isoform X1, whose translation MIKTQVERDIYVGGLGDSRRSVAPRQTCQTPTGYLRVGLQDFHPVINSFGPWSEESLTLEDVAVEFSWEEWQLLDTAQKDLYRDVMVENYNHLVSLGYQTSKPDALSKLAHGQEPWITDAKIQNKNCPGIRKVDSHLQEHSPNQRLLRSMQQCNGQNAFRNTVHLSKTNFPLVQNHDTFDLYRKNLKSSLSSINQKRRHGINNPVEFIGSEKTLLHAKNERMHTKTRFSENAKYIHTKFQVYKHQRTQKIEKPHACIESEQTFLRKSQLIYHENIRIEENPGSGQRERLSRSVLFSKHLKTHTRDKICIPSEYRKGSTVKSSLIAHQQAHTEEKSYMCSECGKGFTMKRYLIAHQRTHSGEKPYVCSECGKGFTVKSNLIVHQRTHTGEKPYICSECGKGFTMKRYLVVHQRTHTGEKPYICSECGKGFTVKSNLIVHQRSHTGEKSYICSECGKGFTVKRTLIIHQRTHTGEKSYICNECGKGFTTKRTLIIHQRTHTGEKPYECNECGKAFSQKICLIQHERCHTGKTPFVCTECGKSYSHKYGLITHQRIHTGEKPYECNECGKAFTTKSVLNVHQRTHTGERPYGCSDCEKAFSHLSNLVKHKKMHIREMDNRISQVENSCNGESQLLPYK comes from the exons gttgaacgagacatctacgttggcggtcttggggactcccgcaggtcggtagccccccggcagacgtgccagaccccGACAGGCTACCTTAGAGTTGGCCTGCAAGATTTCCATCCAGTAATAAATTCTTTTGGACCATGGAGTGAG GAATCACTGACCCTGGAGGATGTGGCTGTGGAATTCAGCTGGGAGGAGTGGCAGCTCCTGGACACTGCTCAGAAGGACCTGTACCGGGATGTGATGGTGGAGAACTATAACCACCTGGTATCACTGG GGTACCAAACTAGCAAACCAGATGCTCTATCCAAGTTGGCACATGGACAAGAACCATGGATAACAGATGCTAAAATCCAGAATAAAAATTGTCCAG GAATCAGGAAAGTTGACAGTCATCTGCAAGAGCACTCTCCAAACCAAAGACTTCTGAGGAGCATGCAGCAGTGCAATGGACAGAATGCATTTAGAAATACTGTACATCTCAGCAAGACGAACTTTCCTCTAGTGCAAAATCATGATACATTTGACTTGTACAGAAAAAATTTGAAATCGAGTTTAAGTTCAATCAACCAGAAGAGAAGACATGGAATAAATAACCCTGTTGAGTTTATTGGAAGTGAGAAAACCCTTCTACATGCTAAGAATGAACGTATGCATACTAAAACTAGATtttctgaaaatgcaaaatacatCCATACAAAATTCCAAGTATATAAGCATCAGAGGACTCAGAAAATTGAGAAACCCCATGCCTGCATTGAAAGTGAGCAAACCTTCCTTAGGAAGTCTCAGCTCATTTACCATGAGAACATTCGTATAGAAGAGAATCCTGGAAGTGGTCAGCGTGAGAGGTTGTCCAGAAGTGTCCTGTTTAGTAAGCATCTGAAAACTCATACAAGAGACAAAATCTGTATACCCAGTGAATATAGAAAAGGCTCTACAGTGAAGAGTAGTCTCATTGCACATCAGCAAGCCCATACAGAAGAGAAATCCTATATGTGCAGTGAGTGTGGAAAGGGCTTTACAATGAAGCGCTATCTAATTGCTCATCAGCGAACTCATagtggagagaaaccttatgTGTGCAGTGAATGTGGAAAAGGTTTCACTGTGAAGAGCAATCTCATCGTACATCAGCGAACTCATACAGGGGAGAAACCCTATATATGCAGTGAATGTGGCAAAGGCTTCACCATGAAGCGCTACCTTGTTGTACATCAGCgaactcatactggagagaaaccctatataTGCAGTGAATGTGGAAAAGGCTTTACGGTGAAGAGCAATCTCATTGTACATCAGCGCTCCCATACAGGAGAAAAATCTTACATATGCAGCGAATGTGGAAAAGGCTTCACTGTCAAACGCACTCTCATTATACATCAGCGAACTCATACGGGAGAGAAATCTTACATATGCAATGAATGTGGTAAAGGCTTCACCACAAAGCGTACTCTTATTATACATCAGCGAACTCATACAGGAGAAAAACCCTATGAATGCAATGAATGTGGTAAAGCCTTCAGCCAGAAAATATGCCTCATACAACATGAGAGATGTCATACGGGAAAGACTCCCTTTGTATGTACTGAGTGTGGAAAATCCTATTCACACAAATACGGTCTCATTACCCATCAGAGAattcacacaggagagaaaccttatgagtgcaatgaatgtggaaaagccttcaCCACAAAGTCAGTACTCAATGTACATCAAAGAACGCACACAGGAGAGAGGCCCTATGGATGCAGTGACTGTGAGAAAGCCTTCTCCCACTTATCAAACCTTGTCAAACATAAGAAGATGCACATAAGAGAAATGGATAATAGAATCAGTCAAGTTGAAAATTCCTGTAATGGGGAGTCACAGCTCCTTCCTTACAAGTGA
- the ZNF614 gene encoding zinc finger protein 614 isoform X2 produces the protein MIKTQESLTLEDVAVEFSWEEWQLLDTAQKDLYRDVMVENYNHLVSLGYQTSKPDALSKLAHGQEPWITDAKIQNKNCPGIRKVDSHLQEHSPNQRLLRSMQQCNGQNAFRNTVHLSKTNFPLVQNHDTFDLYRKNLKSSLSSINQKRRHGINNPVEFIGSEKTLLHAKNERMHTKTRFSENAKYIHTKFQVYKHQRTQKIEKPHACIESEQTFLRKSQLIYHENIRIEENPGSGQRERLSRSVLFSKHLKTHTRDKICIPSEYRKGSTVKSSLIAHQQAHTEEKSYMCSECGKGFTMKRYLIAHQRTHSGEKPYVCSECGKGFTVKSNLIVHQRTHTGEKPYICSECGKGFTMKRYLVVHQRTHTGEKPYICSECGKGFTVKSNLIVHQRSHTGEKSYICSECGKGFTVKRTLIIHQRTHTGEKSYICNECGKGFTTKRTLIIHQRTHTGEKPYECNECGKAFSQKICLIQHERCHTGKTPFVCTECGKSYSHKYGLITHQRIHTGEKPYECNECGKAFTTKSVLNVHQRTHTGERPYGCSDCEKAFSHLSNLVKHKKMHIREMDNRISQVENSCNGESQLLPYK, from the exons GAATCACTGACCCTGGAGGATGTGGCTGTGGAATTCAGCTGGGAGGAGTGGCAGCTCCTGGACACTGCTCAGAAGGACCTGTACCGGGATGTGATGGTGGAGAACTATAACCACCTGGTATCACTGG GGTACCAAACTAGCAAACCAGATGCTCTATCCAAGTTGGCACATGGACAAGAACCATGGATAACAGATGCTAAAATCCAGAATAAAAATTGTCCAG GAATCAGGAAAGTTGACAGTCATCTGCAAGAGCACTCTCCAAACCAAAGACTTCTGAGGAGCATGCAGCAGTGCAATGGACAGAATGCATTTAGAAATACTGTACATCTCAGCAAGACGAACTTTCCTCTAGTGCAAAATCATGATACATTTGACTTGTACAGAAAAAATTTGAAATCGAGTTTAAGTTCAATCAACCAGAAGAGAAGACATGGAATAAATAACCCTGTTGAGTTTATTGGAAGTGAGAAAACCCTTCTACATGCTAAGAATGAACGTATGCATACTAAAACTAGATtttctgaaaatgcaaaatacatCCATACAAAATTCCAAGTATATAAGCATCAGAGGACTCAGAAAATTGAGAAACCCCATGCCTGCATTGAAAGTGAGCAAACCTTCCTTAGGAAGTCTCAGCTCATTTACCATGAGAACATTCGTATAGAAGAGAATCCTGGAAGTGGTCAGCGTGAGAGGTTGTCCAGAAGTGTCCTGTTTAGTAAGCATCTGAAAACTCATACAAGAGACAAAATCTGTATACCCAGTGAATATAGAAAAGGCTCTACAGTGAAGAGTAGTCTCATTGCACATCAGCAAGCCCATACAGAAGAGAAATCCTATATGTGCAGTGAGTGTGGAAAGGGCTTTACAATGAAGCGCTATCTAATTGCTCATCAGCGAACTCATagtggagagaaaccttatgTGTGCAGTGAATGTGGAAAAGGTTTCACTGTGAAGAGCAATCTCATCGTACATCAGCGAACTCATACAGGGGAGAAACCCTATATATGCAGTGAATGTGGCAAAGGCTTCACCATGAAGCGCTACCTTGTTGTACATCAGCgaactcatactggagagaaaccctatataTGCAGTGAATGTGGAAAAGGCTTTACGGTGAAGAGCAATCTCATTGTACATCAGCGCTCCCATACAGGAGAAAAATCTTACATATGCAGCGAATGTGGAAAAGGCTTCACTGTCAAACGCACTCTCATTATACATCAGCGAACTCATACGGGAGAGAAATCTTACATATGCAATGAATGTGGTAAAGGCTTCACCACAAAGCGTACTCTTATTATACATCAGCGAACTCATACAGGAGAAAAACCCTATGAATGCAATGAATGTGGTAAAGCCTTCAGCCAGAAAATATGCCTCATACAACATGAGAGATGTCATACGGGAAAGACTCCCTTTGTATGTACTGAGTGTGGAAAATCCTATTCACACAAATACGGTCTCATTACCCATCAGAGAattcacacaggagagaaaccttatgagtgcaatgaatgtggaaaagccttcaCCACAAAGTCAGTACTCAATGTACATCAAAGAACGCACACAGGAGAGAGGCCCTATGGATGCAGTGACTGTGAGAAAGCCTTCTCCCACTTATCAAACCTTGTCAAACATAAGAAGATGCACATAAGAGAAATGGATAATAGAATCAGTCAAGTTGAAAATTCCTGTAATGGGGAGTCACAGCTCCTTCCTTACAAGTGA